The Micromonospora sp. NBC_00421 genome contains a region encoding:
- a CDS encoding bifunctional polysaccharide deacetylase/glycosyltransferase family 2 protein, translating into MAEPVVPPTRRRLTGSARRRRAVPPPSWILLSTVLTLLAGVLLVGAYANASFAPDRRQSTAGQREVPTSVVTGGPIISASSELVRSYRLPPRTIALTFDDGPDPVWTREVLRVLDTHQVKGTFFVLGSQVARHPRIARDLADGGHQLGVHTFTHPDLAELPVWRQRLEYAQTQLAVAGATGLRTSLVRFPYSSHPGAIDNRDWPVVTAAGDLGYLTFLNDTDSQDWSLPGVDRIIENAAPEGDSGAVTLWHDAGGDRAQTVAALDRFIPMMKQRGYRFVTATEGLNLAFAAAGADHRVDSAGVATAGDRWRGRMLIWAVQGADTMLTVFGGLFVVVGLLTVGRTLALFVLAGRHARRRRARGWSWGPPVTAPVSVIVPAYNEKEGIAAAVRSLAGGDHPGGIEVVVVDDGSTDGTADIVDALGLPNVRVVRKPNGGKPSALNTGLALARHDLIVMVDGDTVFEPDAVRRLVQPFADPQVGAVAGNVKVGNRRSLIAKWQHIEYVIGFNLDRRLYETLRCMSTVPGAIGGFRREALRYAGGMTDDTLAEDTDITIALGRAGWKVVYEETARAWTEAPATIGQLWKQRYRWSYGTMQAMWKHRRSVLDRGSSGRFTRRCLFFLSLFGVLLPLLAPVIDLLALYGLFFLDRKATAVAWLVMLGVQTATAVVAFRLDREKLGVLWVLPLQQFVYRQLMYLVMIQAVVTAVTGGRLGWQKLRRTGLEPAVRTG; encoded by the coding sequence ATGGCTGAGCCGGTCGTCCCGCCGACCCGCCGTCGCCTCACCGGGTCGGCCCGGCGTCGTCGGGCGGTACCGCCGCCGAGCTGGATCCTGCTGAGCACGGTGCTGACCCTGCTGGCCGGCGTGCTGCTCGTCGGCGCGTACGCCAACGCGTCGTTCGCCCCGGACCGCCGGCAGAGCACCGCCGGGCAACGCGAGGTGCCGACCTCGGTGGTGACCGGTGGGCCGATCATCAGTGCCAGCAGCGAGCTGGTCCGCTCCTACCGGCTGCCGCCGCGCACCATCGCGTTGACCTTCGACGACGGCCCCGACCCGGTCTGGACCCGCGAGGTGCTGCGGGTCCTGGACACCCACCAGGTCAAGGGAACGTTCTTCGTGCTGGGCTCGCAGGTGGCCCGGCACCCCCGGATTGCCCGGGACCTGGCCGACGGTGGGCACCAGCTCGGCGTGCACACCTTCACCCACCCCGACCTTGCCGAGCTGCCGGTGTGGCGGCAACGCCTGGAGTACGCCCAGACCCAGCTCGCCGTGGCGGGCGCGACCGGCCTGCGGACCTCGCTGGTGCGGTTCCCGTACTCGTCCCACCCGGGTGCGATCGACAACCGGGACTGGCCGGTGGTCACCGCCGCCGGTGACCTGGGCTACCTGACGTTCCTCAACGACACCGACAGCCAGGACTGGTCGCTGCCCGGGGTGGACCGGATCATCGAGAACGCCGCCCCGGAGGGCGACTCCGGTGCCGTCACCCTCTGGCACGACGCCGGTGGCGACCGGGCGCAGACCGTGGCCGCCCTCGACCGGTTCATCCCGATGATGAAGCAGCGGGGGTACCGGTTCGTCACCGCGACCGAGGGGTTGAACCTCGCCTTCGCCGCCGCCGGGGCGGACCACCGGGTGGATTCCGCAGGGGTCGCCACCGCCGGGGACCGGTGGCGTGGCCGGATGCTGATCTGGGCGGTGCAGGGCGCCGACACCATGCTTACCGTGTTCGGGGGGCTCTTCGTCGTCGTCGGTCTGCTCACCGTGGGTCGTACCCTCGCGCTGTTCGTGCTGGCCGGGCGGCACGCCCGACGCCGCCGGGCCAGGGGCTGGAGCTGGGGGCCACCGGTCACCGCGCCGGTGTCGGTGATCGTCCCGGCGTACAACGAGAAGGAGGGGATCGCCGCGGCGGTCCGCTCCCTGGCCGGTGGCGACCACCCCGGCGGGATCGAGGTGGTCGTCGTCGACGACGGCTCCACCGACGGCACCGCGGACATCGTCGACGCGCTCGGCCTGCCCAACGTCCGGGTCGTCCGCAAACCCAACGGCGGTAAGCCCAGTGCCCTGAACACCGGCCTGGCGCTGGCCCGGCACGACCTGATCGTGATGGTCGACGGGGACACCGTCTTCGAGCCCGACGCGGTCCGCCGGCTGGTGCAACCCTTCGCCGACCCGCAGGTCGGCGCGGTGGCCGGCAACGTCAAGGTCGGCAACCGGCGCAGCCTGATCGCCAAGTGGCAGCACATCGAGTACGTCATCGGCTTCAACCTGGACCGGCGGCTCTACGAGACGCTGCGCTGCATGTCCACGGTGCCCGGGGCGATCGGCGGGTTCCGGCGGGAGGCGCTGCGCTACGCCGGGGGGATGACCGACGACACCCTGGCCGAGGACACCGACATCACCATCGCCCTGGGCCGGGCCGGCTGGAAGGTGGTCTACGAGGAGACCGCCCGCGCCTGGACGGAGGCCCCGGCGACCATCGGGCAGCTCTGGAAGCAGCGTTACCGGTGGAGCTACGGCACCATGCAGGCGATGTGGAAGCACCGTCGCTCGGTGCTCGACAGGGGCTCGTCCGGCCGGTTCACCAGGCGGTGTCTGTTCTTCCTCAGCCTCTTCGGGGTGCTGCTGCCACTGCTCGCGCCGGTGATCGACCTGCTGGCCCTGTACGGCCTGTTCTTCCTCGACCGCAAGGCCACGGCGGTGGCCTGGCTGGTCATGCTCGGCGTGCAGACCGCCACCGCCGTGGTGGCGTTCCGGCTGGACCGGGAGAAGCTGGGGGTGCTGTGGGTCCTGCCTCTCCAGCAGTTCGTCTACCGGCAGTTGATGTACCTGGTGATGATCCAGGCGGTGGTCACCGCGGTGACCGGTGGCCGGCTGGGCTGGCAGAAGCTCCGCCGCACCGGCCTGGAACCCGCCGTCCGCACCGGCTGA